GTCGTCGCCTTCGGCTCCGCGGCGGCACTCGCGGTCGCGGTCTCGACCTATCCCGGCGAAGCCGCCGCGCCACCGGCCACCGAACTGCGCGACGCCGCGAGCTTCGCTTCGATCCGCAGCGCCGACGCCCGGTCGCAGGCCTATTTCACCGAGGCCGCGAAAGTCATCATGCATCCGCGATGTATGAACTGCCATCCCGCGACGCGCAGGCCGACCCAGGGCGACAACATGCACCCGCACGAACCGCCGATGTTCGCGGGCGAAAGCAACATCGGCCCCGCAGGCCTTGCCTGCTCGTCGTGCCACGGCGACGCCAACGTCACCACCTACACTGCGGGCATCCGCAGCATACCCGGCAATTCGCACTGGTCGCTCGCACCGGCCAGCATGGCCTGGCAGGGACTCAGCATGGGCGACATCTGCCGGCAGGTGCGCGATCCCAAGCGCAACGGCGACCGTGACCTCGAAGCCATCTATCACCACATGGCCGAGGATCATCTGGTCGGTTGGGCCTGGCATCCGGGCGACGGCAGGGTCCCGGCACCCGGAACGCAAAAGGCGTTCGGTGCGCTGATCAGGGGGTGGATCGACACGGGCGCCAAATGCCCGGCCTGAGGGCCAGACGCTACAACAACGAGATAGCGCTCTAGGCCAGATGCAATCTGGCTGAAGCGGCATGCCGGCTATCAGCCGAACCCATCTCTGCGGCTTCCCTCTTCCCTCGCCGCGCGATTCCCCCTATCCGAAGATGCAGAAACTGCACTTGCCATTTATGTCTTTTCAATTGCCGTTTGTGAAATATTTGTTCAAAGCGGCCCAATGAGAAACTGAGGGGATCCTTGCCCATGGCGACGTCCGCCACCACCGAAATCACGTTCGAGCACATGTCTCACCCCGCGCCGGTTCCTGCGGCAAAGCGCGAGGAAATCCTGGAAAACCCGGGTTTCGGCACGAATTTCACCGATCACATGGTCTCGATCGACTGGACCGAGGGCCGCGGCTGGCACGATGCCGTGATCGGTCCGCGCGCACCCATCGCGCTCGATCCGGCGACGGCCGTGCTGCACTATGCGCAGGAGATCTTCGAGGGACTCAAGGCCTACAAGCACGGCGACGGAAGCGTCGCGCTGTTCCGGCCTGAGGCCAATGCGGCGCGCTTCAATCAGTCGGCGCAGCGGCTCGCCATGCCCGAGATGCCCGAGGCGCTGTTCATCGAATCGATCCGCCAGATCGTCAAAGCCGACCGCGACTGGATTCCGGCGGGCGACGGCGCCTCGCTTTACCTGCGGCCCTTCATGTTCGCGTCCGAGGCCTTCCTCGGCGTGCGCCCGGCCAAGCAGTACAAGTATCTCGTCATCGCCAGCCCGGCGGGCAACTATTTCAAGTCGGGCGCGCCGGCGGTGTCGATCTGGGTGAGCGACTACACCCGCGCCGCGCCCGGCGGCACGGGCGCGGCCAAGTGCGGCGGCAACTATGCCGCCAGCCTCGTCCCCCAGGCCGAGGCGATCGAGCGCGGCCACGACCAGGTCGTCTTCCTCGACGCCGCCGAGCACAAGTGGATCGAGGAACTGGGCGGCATGAACCTGTACTTCGTGTTCAGCGACGGCAGCCTCGTCACACCGTCGCTGACCGGCACGATCCTTCCCGGCATCACCCGCGATTCGATCCTGGCCCTCGCCCGCGACGAAGGCCTGACGGTGCGCGAGGAGCGCTATAGCCTCGACCAGTGGCGCGCCGATGCCCAGTCGGGCAAGCTGGTCGAGACCTTCGCCTGCGGCACCGCCGCGGTGGTCACGCCGGTCGGCAAGGTTGCGGGCCGCGAGGTCGATTTCACCATCGGCTCGGGCGGCCCGGGCCAGCTCACGCAGAAGCTCAAGAACCGCCTCGTCGCGATCCAACGCGGCGAAGCGCCCGACCCGCACGGCTGGGTGATGAAGGTCTGATCGATTTAATCCTCCCCGTGCCGGGGAGGATTAATACTCGCCTTCGGCCAGGGTGTTGAACTGCGGGTGGACCCGCTGCCACTGGTACATCCAGTCCATGCCTTCCTTGGCGCGCTGGAGATCGTCCTCACGCGGGGCGAGCGCCTCGGCAGCGGCGCGAGCCACGCCGGGCAGGATCGAAGTGTCCCAGCCCTGCTCCTCCACCTCCTTGGCAAGCTTGTCGGCCTTGGCGCCGCGCAGCAGCGTCGGCAGTCGGTCGCGTAACGCGTTGACTGCCCAGGGGATCATCGGCCCGTTGGTGTCAGGATCGTAGCCCCACAGGATGTTGTGGTTCTTGTCGTTCAAAATGTAGTGATAGTGCAGCACCGAGCCGAACACGTCGAAGCGCAGGTACTCGTCGGTCCGGTTCGCAGCGAACACGTGGATGCTCGGCCCGCGCACCATGCGCTCGGCGCTGTCGCCCAGCGCCCGCGCCTCGACCGCGATCGAGATCGGACCGGCATCGAACCAGGTCGCATGCGCCTCGATCATCGGGATCAGGGCGAACTGGTGGTACTGGCCGCGGATCGTGTCGGTCTGCCGATTGCTGTGCGGAGGCAGCGCCGGCGGCGGATTTTCCATCGAGGCACCCATGACCATTTCTCCCATTGCGAAACTTCGTTCGATGGGCGCATTGCAACTTTCTTTGCGCGGCGTGTCAATTCTCCTTGCTTGATCGCGCGTCCAGTCGCCCCAATCTTCCCATCCACTTCCCCCTACGGAGATCACGCATGGCAGAAGACTACGTACCGCCCGAAGTCTGGACCTGGAAGCGCGAGGGTCAGACCGGCTTTCGCGGCAACCGCCCGATCGCAGGGGCGACGCACGAGCACGAACTGCCGCGCGGCAAGCATCCGTTCCAGCTCTATTCGCTGGGCTCACCCAATGGCCAGAAGGTCTCGATCATGTTCGAGGAACTTCTCGCCGCGGGCTATAGCGAAGCCGAATACGACGCCTGGCTGATCAGCATCATGGACGGCGACCAGTTCGGCAGCGGCTTCGTCTCGGTCAATCCCAATTCCAAGATCCCCGCCCTGCTCGACCTGTCGGGGCCAGAGCCGGTCCGCGTCTTCGAATCCGCCGCGATCCTGCTGCACCTGGCCGAGAAGTTCGGCGCCTTCATTCCGACCGATGCCAAGGGCCGCGCAGAGTGCCTGTCCTGGCTGTTCTGGCAGATGTCGAACGCGCCCTCGATGGGCGGCGGTTTCGGGCACTTCTACAAGATGGCGCCGGTCAAGCTCGAATACGCGATCAACCGCTACGCCATGGAAGCCAAGCGCATCTTCGACGTCGCCGACCGGCACCTGGCCGAGCATCGCTATTTCACCGGCGACGCCTATTCGATCGCCGACATCGCCGTGTTCACCTGGTTCCGCTATTTCCAGCGCGCCAATGCCTACGACGGCGGCAGCAAGTTCCTTGGCACACCGGACTACCTCAACGTCGCGCGCTGGATCGACGAGATCGACGCGCGCGAGCCGGTAAGGCGCGGTCTGATCGTCAACCTGACCGGCGATGACAAAGTCCGCGAACGCCATAGCGCCGCGGACATCGATGCGGTCCTGACCGCACAGGTCTGATGGAAAGGCCCCTCCCCAGCAAGGGAGGGGCCTCCCAGGTCAATCGCCCCCCCAAGGTCAGTCGGCCATCGCGCCGAAACGGACCTTGGCCCGCAGGCCGAACATCCGCGGCATGCCGAGCGCACCGTATTCGATGCCGGTCGATTGCCAGCCGCCGCCGATGAAGTTGTAGTACTTCTCGTTGGTCAGGTTGGTGACGAAAGCCGCAAGATCGACCGGCGAACCGCCGACCGACTTCCAGGCCAGGTTGAGGTTCAGCAGGTCGAAAGCCGGCACCGTGCCGAACGGCGTCACCAGCGGCGACGCCGTCACCTGGCTCGATGTGTGAACGTAAGTTGCACTGAGCGTGATCTCGCCGAGGTTTTCGCTGACCGGCAGCTTCACCGAAGGCGTGACGCTCACCTTGTGCTTTGGCGAAAGCGGCAGCGGACCGCCGACGACCGAGTTCGGCGTCGCCGGCAGATAGCCGGGGAAGTTCACCGGGGTGAAGCTCTTGAGCTCGGTGTCGAGATAGGTGTAGCCGACCGCCAGGCTGAAGGCCGAGTAGTTGGCTAGCGCGTCGACCTCGATGCCCTGGATCTTCGACTTGCCGGCGTTCACGATCGCCTGCGCCGGCGAAGCGGTGGAGCCCGCCGCCGGGATCAGCGACGTGGCGAGTTGCTGGTCGCTGAAGTCGTTGTAGAAACCGGCGATGTTGAAATAGCCGCTGAACTCGCCGCGGAACGACAGCTTCGCGCCAATTTCATAGCTCTCGACCTTTTCGGGGCCCCAGCCCTGCGGAATCGTGTTCGACGCGTTGATGTTACCCTGGCGGTAGCCGCGCGCGTATTTGGCATAGAGCAGGATGTCGTCGGTAGGCTTGTAGTCGAGGTCGATCAGCCAGGTCGGCTTCTTGGTCGTCTGTTCCGCATGGGTGATGCAGGATTCACCGCTCGGCGCCGGGATCGCGTTGTTCGCCGCGCAGACCGCGTTGTACTGGTTGGGCGCGAAGAAGAAGAGCTGGCGCGTCCCGCCTTCGGCGGTCGTCTTGTCGATCGTGTAGCGAATACCGCCGGTGATCGAGAGCTGATCGGTGAACCGGTAGGTCGCCTGGCCGAAGAAGCCGATGTTCTCGTACCAGTACCGCGTCAGCGAATTCTGCAGCAGGCTGGGGATCAGCGGTGAACCGAAGGTATTGAT
The window above is part of the Novosphingobium sp. G106 genome. Proteins encoded here:
- a CDS encoding TonB-dependent receptor, producing the protein MPAGTLLPFLATLSCADISTLKCTPINTFGSPLIPSLLQNSLTRYWYENIGFFGQATYRFTDQLSITGGIRYTIDKTTAEGGTRQLFFFAPNQYNAVCAANNAIPAPSGESCITHAEQTTKKPTWLIDLDYKPTDDILLYAKYARGYRQGNINASNTIPQGWGPEKVESYEIGAKLSFRGEFSGYFNIAGFYNDFSDQQLATSLIPAAGSTASPAQAIVNAGKSKIQGIEVDALANYSAFSLAVGYTYLDTELKSFTPVNFPGYLPATPNSVVGGPLPLSPKHKVSVTPSVKLPVSENLGEITLSATYVHTSSQVTASPLVTPFGTVPAFDLLNLNLAWKSVGGSPVDLAAFVTNLTNEKYYNFIGGGWQSTGIEYGALGMPRMFGLRAKVRFGAMAD
- a CDS encoding Isoquinoline 1-oxidoreductase subunit, giving the protein MTAAATVRRFGVVAFGSAAALAVAVSTYPGEAAAPPATELRDAASFASIRSADARSQAYFTEAAKVIMHPRCMNCHPATRRPTQGDNMHPHEPPMFAGESNIGPAGLACSSCHGDANVTTYTAGIRSIPGNSHWSLAPASMAWQGLSMGDICRQVRDPKRNGDRDLEAIYHHMAEDHLVGWAWHPGDGRVPAPGTQKAFGALIRGWIDTGAKCPA
- the yghU gene encoding glutathione-dependent disulfide-bond oxidoreductase — protein: MAEDYVPPEVWTWKREGQTGFRGNRPIAGATHEHELPRGKHPFQLYSLGSPNGQKVSIMFEELLAAGYSEAEYDAWLISIMDGDQFGSGFVSVNPNSKIPALLDLSGPEPVRVFESAAILLHLAEKFGAFIPTDAKGRAECLSWLFWQMSNAPSMGGGFGHFYKMAPVKLEYAINRYAMEAKRIFDVADRHLAEHRYFTGDAYSIADIAVFTWFRYFQRANAYDGGSKFLGTPDYLNVARWIDEIDAREPVRRGLIVNLTGDDKVRERHSAADIDAVLTAQV
- a CDS encoding branched-chain amino acid aminotransferase; translated protein: MATSATTEITFEHMSHPAPVPAAKREEILENPGFGTNFTDHMVSIDWTEGRGWHDAVIGPRAPIALDPATAVLHYAQEIFEGLKAYKHGDGSVALFRPEANAARFNQSAQRLAMPEMPEALFIESIRQIVKADRDWIPAGDGASLYLRPFMFASEAFLGVRPAKQYKYLVIASPAGNYFKSGAPAVSIWVSDYTRAAPGGTGAAKCGGNYAASLVPQAEAIERGHDQVVFLDAAEHKWIEELGGMNLYFVFSDGSLVTPSLTGTILPGITRDSILALARDEGLTVREERYSLDQWRADAQSGKLVETFACGTAAVVTPVGKVAGREVDFTIGSGGPGQLTQKLKNRLVAIQRGEAPDPHGWVMKV